GGCGTTCCTCAATCGGTGCCGCTCCCACACCGTCAAGGTGAACGGCCGCTTCTACAAGTACTTCCAGAGCGGCAGCGGCCCGACGGTCCTCCTCGTCCACGGCCTGAACACCCATCTGGGCAGCATGGTCGCCCTCGCCGAGGACCTCCTCGCGCAGGGGTACCGGGTGGTGCTGTTCGACGTGCCGCCGCACGGGGAGGCGCTGGGCACCACGGGCGATCCCGCCGAGATCCGCGTTCTGCTGCGCGCCCTGTACGACCGGCTCACCGGCCTGTACGCGGTGGTGGGCCACTCCATGGGCGGCCTGTGGGCCCTGACCGCGTGGCACGCCGGGGTGCCCGCCAGGACCGTGGTGTCGATCTCGTCGCCGCCCGCCAAGATGTTCCTGGTCGAGCGGTTCGCCGAGATGAACGCCCTCGACGACGACCAGGTCCGGGGCGTGGTCGCCCGGATCGAGGCGAGGTTCGGGGAGACGGTGTGGGACGAGTACTCGGCGGTGAGGGCCGCCCGGACGGTTCACGTGCCCGGGCTTGTCGTCCACGGCACGGCCGACGACCACGTACCGCCGGTGCACGCCGGGGAACTGCACGCGAACTGGCGGCACTGCGCCATGGAGCTGGTCGAGGGCGCGGGCCACTTCGACATCGTGGAGTCACCCGAGGTCAGGAAGCTCGTCTCCGCGCATCTGCGGAGTGTGGAAGAGACAAGGTAAGGGGCGATCAATTGGACACCGAGACCACGGAAAAGCTGCGCAGGCTGGCCTTCACGCCGATGCGGACGCAGCCTCCGAACGCCACCCGGCCCATCCTGGAGCAGGCCGCCAAGGAGGTCGAGGTCGTCGACGGCGGCAAGGTGGTCCACTACCTCTGGGGCGAGGGCGAGCGGCGGATCCTGCTGGTCCACGGCTGGGCGGGCAACGCCGGGCACCTGACCGTCCTGGCGGACGCGCTCGCCGCGGCGGGCTGCGCGGTGGTCGTCGCCGACCTCCCGGGCCACGGCGAGTCGGAGGGCGCGGAGTCCTCCGTCATCCACTTCGCCAGGGCGGTCGAGGCGGCCCACGAGCGGTTCGGCCCCTTCCACGCCGTCGTCGCCCACTCGCTGGGCGCCGCGGCCACGACGTACGCCATGTCGCGCGGGGTCACGCTGGAGCGGGCCGTGTTCGTCAACCCCATCAGCAGTTACACGAGCCTGTGGCGCCGCTCCGGTGAGGTGATGCAGGTGTCGCCGAAGGCCATCGGGCAGGTCCGCGCCCGAGCGGAGGAGTGGCTCGGCATCTCCTTCGACGCCATCGAACCGGCTCTCGCGGTCCGCGACTTCACCAGCCGCCTGCTCGTCGTCCACGACGAGAACGACCCGGAGTCGCCGATCACCGACAGCGAGGCACTGGTCGAGGCGTGGGGGGAGGCGGAACTGATGCGGGTCCGCGACCTCGGCCACACGAAGGTCCTCCGTGACGAGTCCGTGCTCCACCGCGCCGTCACCTTCCTCACGGCCCCGGACTCGGGCGCGTAGCGGTACGGCGGTACGACACCGCGCAGGGCGGCCGCGCCAGGGGGCGCGGCCGCCCTGCGGCGTGTTGCGGGAGGCCCTGCGGCTCTGAGGCCTGGGGCCCTGCGGCCCTGGGACCCGTACGCGAGTGTCGAGGAGCCCCCGGTCTCCCCTGGACGCCCGCCGCCCCGACGTGACGCACCACGGTTCGGGCAGCGCCCTGGTCCTTGACGGCACCGCGCGAGGCCGGCCGTCACGGTCGTCAACGTGCAGGCGAGGAGCGTCCATGCCCCCGAGAACCCGCACCCGGGGCGGGGCGGCGAACCGGCACACCGCTACACCCCCGTGGGGATACTCGGCGGCCGGGTCCCGATGCCCGAGGCCCCCCAAGGGCGTCCGCCCCGAAGGACGCTGCCCCGTACGGGCCCGGACGCCCCCGCTCCCCCGCTGACGGCACTGCTCGACCGGCCCACAAGACCTACGGCCCGGAGTTCCGCCACCCGGCCCGGCCCCGGCCCCGTGGAACCGCCCGGCTTCACCTCACCACATGCGGGGCCGTACCCGGTCGATCAGGTAACGGCTCACTGAAAGCCGGAGGGAGCCGGAGTCCGCCGACGGCCGGCACCGCCACCGAACCGGGCGCCGGAAGGCGGTGGACTCCCCAACTGCCGCATCGCGAAGTGGAACCGCTCCCGCACAGAGCCTTGCGGCTTCGAGAGACGTGACCCTATTCTCGCGACCAGAACAGCAAGAAAGCGCTTTCTCCGGGACCTCGGGACGGGCACCGGAGAAGGCGGACACTGCGGCGACCCCTGCCGCGACTTCACGCACGAGCCGCCATCACCCGGCGCGCTGCCCCATCCGGGCCGCCGACGCGCCATTGGAACGCAGGGCGTACATCCCGACGCGGCGCACCACGCGCTCCGTCGCGCCTTCACCGGTGACGGCTTCAGCGACAAGCCGGGCGCGACACCGCCCGACTGTTGAAGAACCAGATATGACATGTACCGGACAACAAAGGTAGGCGAGGATGAGACGACCAGTCGGACTGCGGCTCTACGCGGCGCTGGCCACGACGGCACTGGTGGCCGCGACCGGGGCGGTGCTGACGGCGCCCGAGGCATCCGCGGCGGTCGGCGGCGCCACCGGCTACGCGACCCAGAACGGCGGGACCACCGGCGGCGCGGGCGGGCAGACGGTGCGGGCCACCACGGGCACCGCGATCCACGCGGCGCTGTGCAACCGGGCCAGCAGCAGCACCCCGATCACCATCCAGGTCGAGGGGACCATCAACCACGGCAACACCAGCAAGGTGTCGGGCCCCAGTTGCAGCACCGCCGACGGCGTGATCGAGCTCAAGCAGATCAGCAACGTCACGATCGTCGGAGTCGGCAGCGGCGCCCTGTTCGACCAGGTGGGCATCCACATCCGGGAGGCCCGCAACATCATCATCCAGAACGTGACGGTCCGGAACGTCAAGAAGTCGGGCTCGCCCACGTCCAACGGCGGCGACGCCATCGGCATGGAGAGCAACGTCCGCAACGTCTGGGTCGATCACGTCACGCTGGAGGCGTCGGGCGGGGAGTCGGAGGGCTTCGACGGCCTCTTCGACATGAAGGCCAACACCCAGTACGTGACCCTCTCCTACAGCGTCCTGCGCAACTCCGGCCGCGGCGGACTGGTCGGTTCCAGCGAGAGCGACCTCTCCAACGGCTACATCACCTACCACCACAACCTGTACGAGAACATCGACTCCCGCGCCCCCCTGCTGCGCGGCGGCACGGCCCACATCTACAACAACCACTACGTGCGGCTGAACGAGTCGGGCATCAACTCCCGGGCCGGCGCCCGCGCCAAGGTGGACAACAACTACTTCGAGGACTCCAAGGACGTCCTGGGCACCTTCTACACCGACGCGGCCGGTTACTGGCAGGTCGGCGGCAACGTCTTCGACAACGTGACCTGGTCCAGCCCCGGAACCGACTACAAGCCCGCCGGACCCAACCCCCAGTCCAACACCACGGTCAGCGTCCCCTACGCCTACGCCCTCGACGACGCCCGGTGCGTGCCGGGCATCGTGAGCCAGACCGCGGGCGCGAACAAGGGCCTGCGGGTCTCGGACGGCAGCTGCTCCCCGCAGACGCCGTCCCCGACCCCGACGCCCACCCCGACCAGCCCGACCCCGACTCCGACCCCCACCCCGACGCCCACCCCGACCACGCCGGGTCCGACGTCCCCCTCCGGGACCAACCTCAGCATCGGCGCGGGGTCCGACGGCTCCGGCAAGGCCGACGGGACGAGCTACGGCAACGTGCGTGACGGCAGCATGAGCACGTACTGGTCACCGACCGGTCCGACCGGCGCCATCTCGATCAAGTGGAGCTCCCCCACCACCGTGTCGCTGATCAACATCCGCGAGGCGTCCGGCGCCGTGGGCGCCATCAGGTCCTGGAGGGTGGTCAACGCCGACACCGGCGCCGTCCTGACCTCCGGCAGCGGCGCGGGAGTCATCTCCGTTCCCCGCACCACACTGAGCAAGATCACGTTCGAGATCACCGGCTCGACCGCCACCCCGCGGGTCGCCGAGTACGAGACCTACGCCGGGTAGCCGGACGGCTTGGCGCCTCGCCGCACCGCGGTGACGACGAGGCGGGGCCCAGAGGGCCCGCACACGCGGGCCGGGGACGCACGACCGGAGGCCCGGCGCCGCACCGCGCGCCGGGCCTCCGGCCGGCACCCGGCCGTGCCGCGGACCGCCGCGGGCCACGACGGCCGGGTGTCAGACCGCTCGCGTATCCTTCCCGCCACCGCACACCGACTGGGAGGATCAGAAGAGTTGACCGGCCTGCCCGCCTTCCCGATGCCCTTCGAGGCTTCCCGTTCGCTGTCGCTCGCGCCGCCCCGGACACTGCGGGAGCTTCAGATGACGCAGTTCAGCTCACGTATCCGGGAGAAGCCCGGATGGTACGACAAGATGCACGACGCCGACATCGTCGCCAGGTGGACGCAGGAGGCGCTCACCCAGGGCCTCACCGAGGCGCAGGTCCGCTACGTGCTCGCCGAACTCGCGCACTACGCCGCGCTGCGGGATGACCGAACCGGCGCCGAGGTCTCCGGGGTCGACGGGGTGTGGCAGTCGGACACCCTGATCGACGAGGGGCTCAGGTCCCGGCTGCGCGAGGCGGTCCGGGTCCTGGAACAGGTCCCCGAGGAGGAGAAGGACTGGCATCCGGGGTCCGACGGCCAGGTGCTGGATCTGGTTCATCCCTCACTGTTCTGCCTGGTGCGAGAGGTCAGCGGCGCGCCCGAGCAGACTTGGCGGAACCCGACGAACCTCTACTCGAAGCACGAGTTCTCCGAGAGGTTCCAGTGGCTGCCCACGGACGTCGACGTCAGTGACGACGGCGACGTCACCTTCCGTTCCTACGTGAACAACGTCCACCCCGAGAAACATCGCGAACTGGCCGACGTGCTGCCGGAGTTGTTCGCGCGCTTCCGCCCCCTGCTGGAGAACGCGCTCACCGACCTGCGCCATCCGCGGCCCCCGCGGATCGAGGCCGATCCCTTCGGTTGGTACGACTCGGAGCCGGAGTACCCGGACAAGTCCTCCTACAGTGACGACGCGGCCTACGGGGAAGCCGTCCGCGCGTGGGAAGCGGCCTACGACGACTGGCGGCAGAACCGCCGCCCGATCGTCCCGGACGCCCCGGCCTTCACCCCGCCCGAGGTGCCCGGCGATTCCGCGCGGGTCGACCTGCGCGGCCGCCGTCTCCAGGTCATAGTCAAGCTGGCCACCATCCACCTCACCCCGGACAAGCCCGAGTACCCCGGCGGCTCCTGGCATGTCGAGGGGATGCTGAACGAGCGGATCGTCTCGACCGGCATCTACTACTGGGACAGCGAGAACATCACCGAGAGCCGGCTGGGTTTCCGGGCGGCAGTCGACGACCCGTACTACGAGCAGAACGACGACGACGGGGTGCGGGAGGTCTACGGCCTGGAGAACGAGGACGCGCTGAACCAGGTGCTGGGAGCGGCATGGACCCCGGCGGGCCGCTGCCTGGCGTTCCCGAACGTCCTGCAACACCGCGTCGAATCGTTCCGTCTCATGGACCCCACCCGCCCGGGACACCGCAAGATCCTCGCGTTCTTCCTGGTCGACCCGTCGGAGGCGATCGTCTCGACGTCCGATGTGCCCCCGCAGCAGCCGTGGTCGGACACGACGACCATGACCCTCGAACAGGCCAGGAGGTTCCGCGAAGAGCTCATGCGGGAGCGCAAGTTCTTCGTCGCCGAGCACAACGAGCAGCTCTACGAGCGGGAGTTCTCCCTCTGCGAGCACTGAGCCCGGTCCACCCCGGCGTCCGGGAGCACGAGGGCGTGGACGCCCGGGACGAGGACACGAGGCGGCGCGGCCGGGCGGGGGCGGGGTGGCTGCGTCAGCGGCGTGTCAGTCCCGCTCTGGATCGTGGAGGCGACACACACGACGCGGGGCCTTGGGGGCAGGAAGATGTGGATACAGTGCGTCGAGCCACGGCCGTTCGCGGACCGGCGGCTGATCTGTTTCCCGCATGCCGGCGGCTCGCCCTACTTCTTCCGCGCCTGGGGCAAGGCCCTCACCGGGTTCGAGGTCCACGCCGTGTGCTACCCGGGCCGTGCCGAACGCGTCGCGGAGCCCCCCGCCACGGAGCTCACCGCGATGGCCGCCGACATCGCCGCGTCGCTGCTCCCCTGGGCGGACGACCGGCCCACCGTGTTCTTCGGTCACAGCATGGGGGCGATCGTCGGGTACGAGGTGGTGCGGGCGCTGGAGGACGAGGGGGTCCAGGTGGCGCACTTCGTCGCCTCGGGCGCCCGGGCGCCGCACCTGCTGCGGCCGGACCCGGACGCGGCCACCACCTGGGACGACGAGTCGGTCGTGCGGACGCTCATGGAACTGGGCGGCACCGACGCCGAACTGCTGGGCAACCCGGCCTTCGTGAAGCTGGTCATGCCCTACATCGGCGCCGACTTCCGCATGCTGGCCTCGTACCGGCCGAGCATGAGCGCACCGCTGCGGTGCCCCGTCACCTCGCTGGTCGGGGACCGCGACCCCAAGGTCGGGATCGAGGACGTCGCCGCGTGGCGGGACCGGACGCGGGGGCCGTTCCGGTACCGGACGTTCCCCGGCGACCACTTCTACCTGGCCGGGGAGCCGCCCTACACGGTCATCGACGAGGCGCCGGCCGGGGCCTGAGCACCGTCCCGGTCCCGGTACATCTCGGCGAGGAGGAACGCCAGGTCCAGCGACTGGGTGTGGTTCAGGCGCGGGTCGCAGGCCGTCTCGTAGCGGTGGTGCAGGTTCTCGGGCAGCACCGCGTTGCCGCCTCCGACGCACTCGGTGACGTCGTCGCCGGTGAGTTCGACGTGCACGCCGCCCGGATGGGTGCCCAGCTCCCGGTGGACCTCCACGAAGCCGCGCACCTCGTCGAGGATCGTGTCGAAGCTGCGGGTCTTGTGTCCGCTGGGCGCCGTCACGGTGTTGCCGTGCATCGGGTCGCTGACCCAGCAGACGAGGGCGCCCTCGGCGGTGACCTTCTCGATCAGGTCGGGCAGCACGTCCCGGACCCGGTCGGCGCCGGCACGGACCACGAAGGTCAGCCTGCCGGGCTCGCGCCGGGGGTCGAGCCGGTCGACGAGGCCGAGCACGGTGTCGGGGGTGGTGGTCGGGCCGAGCTTGACGGCGATGGGGTTGTGCACACGGGAGAAGTACTCGACGTGGGCGCCGCCGAGGTCGCGGGTCCGCTCGCCGATCCACAACAGGTGGCCGCTGGTGGCGTAGGTGCGGTCGGTGTCCGGCTCGGCGCGGGTGAGGGCCGACTCGTAGTCGAGCAGCAGGCCCTCGTGGCCGACGAAGAACTCGGCCGTTCCCAGCTCACCGGTGTCCACGCCGCACGCCTGCATGAAGGCGAGGCTGCGCTCGATCTCGTCCGTGAGCTTCTCGTATCGCTCACCGGCCCGCGAGTCCGCGACGAACCCCCGGTTCCAGGCGTGCACCTGCCGCAGGTCGGCGAAACCGCCGGTGGTGAGGGCCCGTACCAGATTGAGGGTCATGGCGGAGCTCTCGTACATCCGCCGCATGCGCCACGGGTCGGGGCGCCGCGCCTCGGCCGTGAACTCCAGGCCGTTGACGGCGTCGCCCCGGTAGGAGGGCAGCTCCGTGCCGTCGCGTCTCTCGACCGGTGAGGAGCGGGGCTTGG
This genomic window from Streptomyces thermolilacinus SPC6 contains:
- a CDS encoding alpha/beta fold hydrolase, whose amino-acid sequence is MSRTESVDDLVERFYTVVKLPHDPFTKAFLNRCRSHTVKVNGRFYKYFQSGSGPTVLLVHGLNTHLGSMVALAEDLLAQGYRVVLFDVPPHGEALGTTGDPAEIRVLLRALYDRLTGLYAVVGHSMGGLWALTAWHAGVPARTVVSISSPPAKMFLVERFAEMNALDDDQVRGVVARIEARFGETVWDEYSAVRAARTVHVPGLVVHGTADDHVPPVHAGELHANWRHCAMELVEGAGHFDIVESPEVRKLVSAHLRSVEETR
- a CDS encoding alpha/beta hydrolase, which gives rise to MDTETTEKLRRLAFTPMRTQPPNATRPILEQAAKEVEVVDGGKVVHYLWGEGERRILLVHGWAGNAGHLTVLADALAAAGCAVVVADLPGHGESEGAESSVIHFARAVEAAHERFGPFHAVVAHSLGAAATTYAMSRGVTLERAVFVNPISSYTSLWRRSGEVMQVSPKAIGQVRARAEEWLGISFDAIEPALAVRDFTSRLLVVHDENDPESPITDSEALVEAWGEAELMRVRDLGHTKVLRDESVLHRAVTFLTAPDSGA
- a CDS encoding pectate lyase family protein, with translation MRRPVGLRLYAALATTALVAATGAVLTAPEASAAVGGATGYATQNGGTTGGAGGQTVRATTGTAIHAALCNRASSSTPITIQVEGTINHGNTSKVSGPSCSTADGVIELKQISNVTIVGVGSGALFDQVGIHIREARNIIIQNVTVRNVKKSGSPTSNGGDAIGMESNVRNVWVDHVTLEASGGESEGFDGLFDMKANTQYVTLSYSVLRNSGRGGLVGSSESDLSNGYITYHHNLYENIDSRAPLLRGGTAHIYNNHYVRLNESGINSRAGARAKVDNNYFEDSKDVLGTFYTDAAGYWQVGGNVFDNVTWSSPGTDYKPAGPNPQSNTTVSVPYAYALDDARCVPGIVSQTAGANKGLRVSDGSCSPQTPSPTPTPTPTSPTPTPTPTPTPTPTTPGPTSPSGTNLSIGAGSDGSGKADGTSYGNVRDGSMSTYWSPTGPTGAISIKWSSPTTVSLINIREASGAVGAIRSWRVVNADTGAVLTSGSGAGVISVPRTTLSKITFEITGSTATPRVAEYETYAG
- a CDS encoding DUF4246 domain-containing protein, producing MTGLPAFPMPFEASRSLSLAPPRTLRELQMTQFSSRIREKPGWYDKMHDADIVARWTQEALTQGLTEAQVRYVLAELAHYAALRDDRTGAEVSGVDGVWQSDTLIDEGLRSRLREAVRVLEQVPEEEKDWHPGSDGQVLDLVHPSLFCLVREVSGAPEQTWRNPTNLYSKHEFSERFQWLPTDVDVSDDGDVTFRSYVNNVHPEKHRELADVLPELFARFRPLLENALTDLRHPRPPRIEADPFGWYDSEPEYPDKSSYSDDAAYGEAVRAWEAAYDDWRQNRRPIVPDAPAFTPPEVPGDSARVDLRGRRLQVIVKLATIHLTPDKPEYPGGSWHVEGMLNERIVSTGIYYWDSENITESRLGFRAAVDDPYYEQNDDDGVREVYGLENEDALNQVLGAAWTPAGRCLAFPNVLQHRVESFRLMDPTRPGHRKILAFFLVDPSEAIVSTSDVPPQQPWSDTTTMTLEQARRFREELMRERKFFVAEHNEQLYEREFSLCEH
- a CDS encoding thioesterase II family protein, whose product is MWIQCVEPRPFADRRLICFPHAGGSPYFFRAWGKALTGFEVHAVCYPGRAERVAEPPATELTAMAADIAASLLPWADDRPTVFFGHSMGAIVGYEVVRALEDEGVQVAHFVASGARAPHLLRPDPDAATTWDDESVVRTLMELGGTDAELLGNPAFVKLVMPYIGADFRMLASYRPSMSAPLRCPVTSLVGDRDPKVGIEDVAAWRDRTRGPFRYRTFPGDHFYLAGEPPYTVIDEAPAGA
- a CDS encoding class II 3-deoxy-7-phosphoheptulonate synthase, with the protein product MNSPTESWRALPAAQQPPWPDQTELRAATEWLSAVPPLVFAAECDLLRRRMAAVARGEAVLLQGGDCAETFERVTADAIRGKLRTLLQMAVVLTYATAMPVVKIGRMAGQYAKPRSSPVERRDGTELPSYRGDAVNGLEFTAEARRPDPWRMRRMYESSAMTLNLVRALTTGGFADLRQVHAWNRGFVADSRAGERYEKLTDEIERSLAFMQACGVDTGELGTAEFFVGHEGLLLDYESALTRAEPDTDRTYATSGHLLWIGERTRDLGGAHVEYFSRVHNPIAVKLGPTTTPDTVLGLVDRLDPRREPGRLTFVVRAGADRVRDVLPDLIEKVTAEGALVCWVSDPMHGNTVTAPSGHKTRSFDTILDEVRGFVEVHRELGTHPGGVHVELTGDDVTECVGGGNAVLPENLHHRYETACDPRLNHTQSLDLAFLLAEMYRDRDGAQAPAGASSMTV